The Prunus dulcis chromosome 5, ALMONDv2, whole genome shotgun sequence genomic sequence TACTGAAAAAGTTGCATTTTTACATTCCTGCTGGGCCAGGAATTGAATTCGGAGAAATTGGTTCTTCTGAAATGAGTTCTCCTTGTTCATTTATCTTTGTTTAATTCTATCTGGTCTGAATATTCTTAGAATTTGAAGTCAACcatctaaaaaataaaaagtttatgGGAACTTTTGTCTTTTTGGCCTGAAATTCCTAggaattgaaaacaaatttcGTTGGCTTACTTTGTGATATCCGGTTACAAACCGCCAAACATATTGCTTCAGTTAGCATTTTGCAGTTGTTGAGGTTCAGTCATTTGAGTTTTCTCTCTTAAAATATCACAAAAATGCAGGTATTCCTGATCCGGGAAGGGAAATACCAAGAGAGAATGAGGACAGAAGAATGCCAACATCCCCCTTTTTGGGACTGGAACCTGTTGAAAATCCTAATGCTTATTGCTTAATTAAAGAGAAGATCACTCAAGCTCTGAGACAGCTCAAGGAATTGACTGACCAACATGTTCTAGCTCAGTTTTGGGCACCAGTGAAGAATGGGGGTCGGTATGTGCTCACAACTTCTGGGCAACCCTTTGTTCTTGATCCTCATACTAATGGACTTCATCAGTATAGGATGGCTTCTCTGATGTATATGTTTTCTGTGGATGGAGAGAGTGATGGAATGCTTGGGCTCCCTGGCCGTGTTTTCCAGCAAAAATTGCCAGAATGGACCCCAAATGTTCAGTACTACTCCATCAAAGAGTATCCACGGCTTGGACATGCTCAGCATTACAATGTTCAGGGAACCTTAGCTTTGCCCGTGTTTGAACCCTCTGGACGGTCCTGTATTGGTGTTCTTGAGCTCATAATGACTTCTCCGAAGATCAGCTATGCTTCTGAGGTTGATAAAGTTTGCAAAGCACTTGAGGTtggtttattattttattttctgagcATATATTAGTATTACATATTGTGTCATGCTCTTATTTAAACAAGCTTAGTGTACTTATTTGGTAAATTGAtggcttttgttttcatttgaatACTAATATGGTTATATGAGTGAGCTTCAAACATGAAGAGGTTTGTCAGtgaaaaattttcatttctcctGCAGGCAGTAAGTCTGAAAAGTTCAGAGATATTGGATCATACAAGCATGCAGGTGAGCTGCAATAACAATGTGTGCCTAATTTGGTATTCTTTTGGAACACAAGAAAGTAAATATGGATTTCTTCTATCATTTCCTCCTCCTCCGTTCTCACAGATATATGCTTGGCACTTCTTTTAACCAGATTCAAATATGCAATGAAGGTCGCCAAACTGCATTGACGGAAATCTTGGAGATACTGACAGTGGTGTGTGAAACTCACAAATTACCGCTTGCTCAGACCTGGGTTCCTTGTATGCATCGCAATGTTTTGGCTTATGGTGGTGGCCTGAAGAAGAGCTGTACTAGCTTTGATGGTAGTTGCATGGAACAGGTCTGCATGTCCACAACGGATGCGGCATTCTACATTGTCGATGCTCCTATGTGGCATTTTCGAGAGGCCTGTGTTGAGCATCACTTACAAAAGGGTCAAGGGGTTGCTGGGAGGGCATTTTTGTCCCGTAGCGCATGCTTCTGCAGAGACATTACCCAGTTCTGCAAAACTGACTACCCTTTAGTACACTACGCACGCATGTTTAAGTTAACCAGCTGTTTTGCAATCTGCTTACAGAGCACTCATACTGGAAATGATGATTACATTCTAGAATTTTTTCTTCCCCCGAGCATCACAGACAGTTATGAACAACAAACTTTGTTGGGCTCCTTATTGGCAATAATAAAGAATCATTTCCAGAGTCTCAAGGTTGCTTCTGGAATTATACTTGAAGAGGAAGGGCTTGTCGAAATGGTTCAAGCTTCTACAAACAAGGGACTTGACTCAAGACTTGAATGTATACGTATACCCCGTTAAGCGGAAACACAACCAGGGCCTGCCTTACCTAATGGAGAAGAGATGGTGCAGCT encodes the following:
- the LOC117629047 gene encoding protein NLP6-like, which translates into the protein MTNIFHNLLALVASMLAVLELVVAAARLVLVVAVVSKAAQERQLSRKTKEKSLLSQKLVEPEEESQTQAIPPKSKNIVDDREAALMEFDLGLDAFSDRPQFSSCIPDPGREIPRENEDRRMPTSPFLGLEPVENPNAYCLIKEKITQALRQLKELTDQHVLAQFWAPVKNGGRYVLTTSGQPFVLDPHTNGLHQYRMASLMYMFSVDGESDGMLGLPGRVFQQKLPEWTPNVQYYSIKEYPRLGHAQHYNVQGTLALPVFEPSGRSCIGVLELIMTSPKISYASEVDKVCKALEAVSLKSSEILDHTSMQIQICNEGRQTALTEILEILTVVCETHKLPLAQTWVPCMHRNVLAYGGGLKKSCTSFDGSCMEQVCMSTTDAAFYIVDAPMWHFREACVEHHLQKGQGVAGRAFLSRSACFCRDITQFCKTDYPLVHYARMFKLTSCFAICLQSTHTGNDDYILEFFLPPSITDSYEQQTLLGSLLAIIKNHFQSLKVASGIILEEEGLVEMVQASTNKGLDSRLECIRIPR